A stretch of DNA from Halococcus agarilyticus:
GCGGAAACACGATCCTCTCGGGGGAGGTATCGCGTTCGGCAACGCCGTTTCTCGATAGTGAACAGAGATGGGTCGGATTCGAGCCCTCAGCTCCGTTTGTCCCCTCGGACGCCTGGCGGAAATCCTCTCGTCCACCCACAATCACGATCGATTCGGGGTCCGAGACGACCGACGGCAGGTCGTTCACGACGAGTGAACTAGCTCGTGGCGAGAAAGCGCTTCGTCACTTCGTTGGCCGCACTCAGGAGAATACCGGGGACATCCTCCTCGATGCGCTTGCTCGAAAGGCGCTCGGCGCTCCCGGCGACGTAGATCGCCGCGTTCGGCGGCAGATCGGTGAGCGGCACGGCGACGCTGTTGACGCCCTCGTACTGCTCCTCGCGCTCGATCGCGACGCCACGCTCGCGGACGCGTCCGACGGCGTTCGTGAGGCGTTCGACGTCGGTGATCGTGTTCTCGGTCCGGACGGGGAGGCCGAACTCCGCGACGATCGCATCGATCTCCGCGTCCGAACACTGCGAGAGGATCGCCTTTCCCGGGGCGCTACAGTGGGGCCGTTCCGATGTGCCGGACGTGCCGACCGGGCTCTCGCCGCGGGAGTCCCAGTAGAGATCGGCCACGCGACCATGACTCCCGACCGCGATCCCGACCGTCTCGTCGGTCAGCTTCGCCAACCGCTCGATCTGTGGTTTCGCGGCGGGGTAGAGGGCGGTCCGGGCGAGCGAGTGCTGGCCGAGATCCGCGAGGCGAGCGCCCAGGGCGTACTCGCCGTCCTCTCGTTCGAGGTGGCCGAGCGCCGCGAGCGTGTTGAGGTGTTTGAACACGGTGCTTTTCGGCATGTCGCGTGCGGTCGCCAGTTCGGTGACACCGGCGGTACCGCCACGCTCCGCGATCGCCGCGAGCAGCGAGAACGCCGTTCGCACCGCCCCGATCGTGTCCGGCGATCCGTTCGATTCCATGCGGTCGTGTCTCTCGTGCGCGCCCATAACGTTCACGAAGAGTGGACGGCCATCCCCGATCGACGTGACACTTATTATCGGCCCGCCCGAGGTCGGGCCATGACGACCACGAGCCGGAACCCCGAACTGCTCCGTGCCCGAACGTGTCGCCTGCTCCAGTTCTACTGGCCCGACATCGTGGACCGACGGTTCGGGGGGTACGTCGCCCAACTCGACGAACGCGACGGCCACGTGTACGACGGTCGATCGAAACACCTCGTCGCGACCTGCCGGGCGATCCACAACTTCGCGATCGGCGTCGCGATCGACGGGCCGACGTACTGCCGGGCGGCCGCCGAACACGGCCTCCACTTCCTCCGGCACGTCCAGTGGGACGAGGAAGACGAGGGCTACGACTGGCTCCTGTCGGGACGCGAAACCGCGGACGACACGCGCCACTGCTACGGCCACGCGTTCGCCGTCCTCGCGACCGCGCGCGCGGTCGAGGTCGGCCTACCCGACGCGAACGCGGAGCTGGAGCGCGCCCTCGGCGTTCTCGACGAACGCTTCTTCGAACCCGAGTACGGACTGTACGCCGACGCAGCGTCCGGTGACTGGAGCGCGTATCACCAGTACCGGGGACAGAACGCGAACATGCACGCGTGCGAAGCGCTGCTCGCAGCGTACGAGGCGACCGGCGACGAGGCGCATCTCGATCGCGCCGCCACCGTCGCGGCGTCGCTCGTTCGCGATCGTGCCGACGAGGCTGGCCGGGTGTGGGAGCACTACACCACCGAGTGGGAGCCCGATCTCGCGTACAACCGGGACGAGCCCGACCACCTGTTCCGCCCGTGGGGCTACCAGCCGGGCCACCACGCCGAGTGGGCGAAACTCCTCTGTCACCTCGCCGAACACCGCGACGACGCGTGGCTCGTTCCGCGCGCGAAGGAGCTGTTCGACACCGCGGTCGCAATCGGTTGGGACGAAAATCACGGCGGGTTCCACTACACGGTGGACGAGAGCGGCGAGCCGGTCGTGGCCGACAAGTACGGGTGGGCGCTGGCCGAGGGGATCGGCGCGGCGGCCCGCCTCGCGGTTCACGACGAGACGTATCTGGAGTGGTACGACCGACTCCAGGGGTGTGCGACCGATCACGTCGTCAACCCGCGGTTCGGCAACTGGTACGAGCGACTGAGCCACGACTGGAGCTGGGACGGGCCGAACCACGGCACCGCGGTCGAGCCTGGCTACCATCCAGTCGCCAACCAGCACGTCGCCATGGACGTTTTCGAGGAACACGACGAACTCCGGTGACGAACCGACACGCCGGTTCGATCGTCCACTCCGTGTGAACGGACGCTTTGGCGACGCGTCTCGACGGGAGAGTCCTACAGTTGATCGCAGGAGGTCGCGACGCGAGCGCCGTCTGTAACACCGATACGGATGTTATTCTGAGGCGGTCGATTCCATCCGAGCTGCGAATCGCTCCATGTGGATGGGACGCATCCGCTCGAAACCAACCGGTGTAGCACGGCACAGCGGCGTTCCGTGATCGCAGCGAGATCCTGATCGACTCGATCGGTGCTTCCACAGTCACCGTCCACTATCGAGAAACACCCGCCCCGAAGGACTGGTGCTGGCGTGTAGACGGGTTCAACAGGGAGCCGGTGGGGTACGTGATCTCGACCCTCGTTGTCGATGATGACGAATCGTGGTGATCCACGCAACCATCGTGCACTACGAGTGAACGGTGGTGTGGGGATGCACGCCCGTGGTCCACCGTTCGCCATTGGATGCATCCCGACGGGAAGAGTCGGGGTCGGGAAGCGCCGTCGGTGGTGGTGACGCAAGCGGGGGACGCTGTGTTCCGATACCGGCGAACAGTACGGGCGGATGGACCGGCGACGACGAACTGTGCCGGGATTTCTGGCGTTCGATCGCGGAACGGGCCGATCACAACGATTATGATTGCCGGCAGCGAGAGTGTGCACACCGCCACCAACAATGAGTGAGGACGATTCCATCTACCGCGAGCTGGACGTGACGCCCGTCGTGAACGCAGCGGGGACGAAGACCCGTATCGGCGGGAGCCGTATCCGACCGGCGGCGCTCGACGCCATGCGGCGGGCCGCCGACGAGTTCGTCGAGATCGGCGAGCTCGAAGCGCGGGCCTCGACGGTGATCGCCGACGTCACGGATGCGGAGGCGGGCTACGTCACCAGCGGTGCGAGCGCGGGGCTGTTGCTGTGTGCGGCGGCCGCCATCGCGGGCCACGACGTCGGCGTGATGAACGCCCTCCCGGACACGACGGGAG
This window harbors:
- a CDS encoding IclR family transcriptional regulator; this encodes MESNGSPDTIGAVRTAFSLLAAIAERGGTAGVTELATARDMPKSTVFKHLNTLAALGHLEREDGEYALGARLADLGQHSLARTALYPAAKPQIERLAKLTDETVGIAVGSHGRVADLYWDSRGESPVGTSGTSERPHCSAPGKAILSQCSDAEIDAIVAEFGLPVRTENTITDVERLTNAVGRVRERGVAIEREEQYEGVNSVAVPLTDLPPNAAIYVAGSAERLSSKRIEEDVPGILLSAANEVTKRFLATS
- a CDS encoding AGE family epimerase/isomerase: MTTTSRNPELLRARTCRLLQFYWPDIVDRRFGGYVAQLDERDGHVYDGRSKHLVATCRAIHNFAIGVAIDGPTYCRAAAEHGLHFLRHVQWDEEDEGYDWLLSGRETADDTRHCYGHAFAVLATARAVEVGLPDANAELERALGVLDERFFEPEYGLYADAASGDWSAYHQYRGQNANMHACEALLAAYEATGDEAHLDRAATVAASLVRDRADEAGRVWEHYTTEWEPDLAYNRDEPDHLFRPWGYQPGHHAEWAKLLCHLAEHRDDAWLVPRAKELFDTAVAIGWDENHGGFHYTVDESGEPVVADKYGWALAEGIGAAARLAVHDETYLEWYDRLQGCATDHVVNPRFGNWYERLSHDWSWDGPNHGTAVEPGYHPVANQHVAMDVFEEHDELR